In Sedimenticola thiotaurini, the following proteins share a genomic window:
- the mazG gene encoding nucleoside triphosphate pyrophosphohydrolase, with product MSIKRLVDIMAELRDPEHGCPWDREQVLESLVPYTIEEAYEVADSIARGDMEELCGELGDLLFQVVFYARIASEQGQFDMQDVIDGICEKMVRRHPHVFGDQSVADAQEQSLVWEQLKAQERQNRAGERTVSHLDGIAQALPALLRAGKLQKRAAKVGFDWPESSQVLEKVKEELQELEAELQGPQRDQARIAEEMGDLLFSCVNLSRHLGLEAEGLLRSANSKFETRFNAMETTLLRRGVTLESATLSVMDATWDEIKQKEADE from the coding sequence ATGAGCATAAAGCGACTGGTGGATATCATGGCGGAGCTCCGTGACCCGGAACATGGTTGTCCCTGGGACCGGGAACAGGTACTCGAGAGTCTGGTTCCCTACACCATCGAAGAGGCCTACGAGGTGGCGGACAGTATCGCCCGGGGTGACATGGAGGAGCTCTGCGGTGAACTGGGGGATCTGCTGTTCCAGGTCGTATTCTACGCCCGTATCGCCAGCGAGCAGGGACAGTTCGATATGCAGGATGTGATTGACGGGATCTGTGAAAAAATGGTGCGGCGCCATCCCCACGTGTTCGGTGATCAGTCCGTGGCGGATGCCCAGGAGCAGAGTCTGGTCTGGGAACAACTGAAGGCCCAGGAGCGCCAAAATCGTGCCGGCGAGCGGACGGTATCGCACCTGGATGGCATCGCCCAGGCCCTGCCGGCCCTGTTGCGGGCGGGTAAGCTGCAGAAGCGGGCGGCCAAGGTGGGATTTGACTGGCCGGAGAGCAGCCAGGTGCTGGAGAAGGTAAAAGAGGAGTTGCAGGAACTGGAGGCGGAACTGCAAGGACCGCAAAGAGATCAGGCGCGGATTGCCGAGGAGATGGGTGATCTGTTATTCAGTTGTGTCAACCTGTCCCGGCACCTGGGGCTGGAGGCGGAAGGTCTGTTACGATCAGCCAATAGCAAGTTTGAGACGCGTTTCAATGCCATGGAAACGACGCTGCTACGGCGGGGTGTGACCCTGGAGAGTGCAACCCTGTCTGTCATGGATGCCACCTGGGATGAAATCAAGCAGAAGGAAGCCGATGAATGA
- a CDS encoding M48 family metalloprotease, giving the protein MNGYSRQIVKIIWGPISAALLLAGLSGCATNPVTGKSELALISEQTELAMGQKQYQPSRQMQGGDYKLDPQLNRYVEQVGQRLAAVSDRKLPYEFVLLNDSTPNAWALPGGKIAVNRGLLLELNNEAELAAVLGHEIVHAAARHGAKGVERGVLLQGALMAAGVATRDSDYSQLAVGAAAVGANLINQRYSRDAELEADYYGMLYMARAGYDPQAAVGLQETFVRLSKDRNENWLSGLFASHPPSAERVEKNRQRARELASGGRLGVETYRQMVSGLKKSAPAYKAYDEGQAALKSKQYDKALMLAERAIRIEPREALFYGLKGDVLAQRGDDSKALAAYDKAITLDNGFFRHYLARGALKAELGDRRGAQQDLNRSLDLLPTADAHYLLGGLAMRGGDRSAAITHYQHAASASNARGKAAAVALVKLDMPNRPERYIRSQLGIDRSGTVLIHVQNPTAVTARNIRVQLGELSAGGGVMVRSAYRVPGSLGAGRSITLKTGVRLADPQQLKRWSSRVIAATVAE; this is encoded by the coding sequence ATGAACGGATATAGCCGGCAAATCGTTAAAATCATCTGGGGACCGATTAGCGCTGCCCTCCTGCTGGCGGGTCTGTCCGGTTGTGCCACCAACCCGGTTACCGGTAAGAGCGAACTGGCGCTGATCTCGGAGCAGACTGAACTGGCGATGGGGCAGAAGCAGTATCAGCCGAGCCGACAGATGCAGGGTGGAGACTACAAACTCGATCCGCAACTGAACCGCTACGTAGAGCAGGTCGGGCAACGGCTGGCAGCGGTCAGTGACCGGAAACTCCCCTATGAATTTGTCCTGCTGAATGATTCCACGCCCAATGCCTGGGCCCTGCCGGGCGGCAAGATAGCGGTAAACCGGGGACTGTTACTGGAGTTGAACAACGAGGCCGAGCTGGCGGCGGTGCTGGGACATGAAATCGTCCACGCCGCTGCCCGGCACGGCGCCAAAGGGGTCGAACGGGGGGTGCTGCTGCAGGGGGCATTGATGGCGGCTGGTGTGGCGACAAGGGATAGTGACTATTCCCAACTGGCCGTGGGTGCCGCCGCGGTCGGAGCCAACCTGATCAATCAGCGCTACTCCCGGGATGCCGAGCTGGAGGCGGACTACTATGGCATGCTCTACATGGCCCGGGCCGGCTATGATCCCCAGGCGGCGGTAGGTCTGCAGGAGACCTTTGTGCGTCTCTCCAAGGACCGTAATGAGAACTGGCTGAGTGGCCTGTTCGCCAGTCACCCGCCGTCGGCTGAACGGGTCGAAAAAAATCGTCAACGGGCCCGGGAGCTGGCATCTGGCGGCAGGCTGGGTGTGGAGACATACCGGCAGATGGTCAGCGGCCTGAAAAAGAGCGCACCAGCCTACAAAGCCTATGATGAAGGACAGGCGGCACTGAAGAGTAAACAGTACGACAAGGCGTTGATGTTGGCCGAGCGGGCTATTCGGATCGAACCCCGGGAGGCGCTGTTCTATGGTCTGAAGGGCGATGTACTGGCGCAGCGAGGTGACGATAGCAAGGCCCTGGCTGCCTATGACAAGGCGATCACTCTGGATAACGGCTTCTTCCGCCACTATCTGGCCCGGGGGGCGCTGAAAGCCGAGCTGGGGGATCGACGGGGGGCGCAACAGGATCTGAACCGCAGTCTGGACCTGTTGCCGACGGCGGATGCCCACTACCTGCTTGGCGGTCTGGCGATGCGCGGGGGTGATCGTTCAGCTGCCATTACCCATTATCAGCACGCCGCCTCCGCTTCCAATGCCCGGGGCAAAGCGGCCGCTGTTGCGCTGGTTAAACTGGATATGCCCAATCGACCGGAGCGCTATATCAGAAGCCAGCTGGGAATTGACCGGTCCGGGACGGTGTTGATTCATGTGCAGAACCCGACCGCTGTAACGGCCCGGAATATTCGGGTACAGTTGGGTGAGTTAAGTGCCGGTGGCGGGGTGATGGTCAGGTCCGCATACCGGGTGCCGGGAAGCCTGGGTGCCGGACGCTCGATCACCCTCAAAACCGGTGTCCGGCTGGCCGATCCACAGCAACTGAAGCGTTGGAGCAGCCGTGTTATCGCTGCGACCGTTGCGGAGTAA
- a CDS encoding DUF4743 domain-containing protein, translating to MSFIDHIVACNDHDVSRFIPFLVEERVVGRMQPRFAESLKPWPEVFSVTEQAVTLSCRAPGLEDRSAEVSRVLGKLVDRGELRPFHGERYAVTAEGERRPLLLVDRGMAPLFGIRAYGQHVNGYVRTGDGLKLWIGKRADDRRHYPGRLDNLAAGGLPYGISLAENLAKECWEEAGIPPELARQAVPVGAVSYHMDTEMGFKHDVLYCYDLELPEEFVPDCMDGEVQSFYLWPVEEVMDRVRNSNDFKLNCNLVIIDFLIRHGYIGPDDEAYLTLLAALHPSLPPLEPSPG from the coding sequence ATGAGTTTTATCGATCACATCGTCGCCTGTAATGATCACGATGTCAGTCGTTTTATACCGTTCCTGGTAGAGGAGCGGGTGGTGGGCCGTATGCAGCCCCGCTTTGCTGAATCGCTGAAGCCCTGGCCGGAGGTGTTTTCGGTGACCGAGCAAGCCGTCACCCTGAGCTGTCGTGCGCCGGGACTGGAGGATCGCTCCGCTGAGGTGTCCCGGGTGCTCGGGAAGCTGGTGGACCGGGGTGAGTTGCGCCCCTTTCACGGGGAGCGCTACGCTGTCACCGCGGAGGGGGAGAGACGGCCCCTGTTGCTGGTCGACCGGGGTATGGCCCCCCTGTTTGGTATCCGGGCCTACGGGCAGCATGTCAACGGTTATGTCCGTACCGGGGATGGCCTCAAACTATGGATCGGCAAACGTGCCGATGATCGGCGTCACTACCCGGGCCGGCTGGATAATCTGGCGGCCGGCGGGCTACCCTACGGCATCAGCCTGGCCGAGAACCTGGCCAAGGAGTGTTGGGAGGAGGCGGGTATTCCGCCGGAACTGGCCAGGCAGGCGGTTCCGGTGGGCGCTGTCAGCTATCACATGGATACGGAGATGGGCTTCAAGCATGACGTGCTGTATTGCTATGATCTTGAATTGCCAGAAGAATTTGTTCCCGATTGTATGGATGGCGAGGTGCAGTCTTTCTACCTCTGGCCAGTGGAAGAGGTGATGGATCGGGTACGGAACAGCAACGATTTTAAACTCAACTGTAATCTGGTCATAATCGATTTCCTGATTCGGCACGGCTATATAGGTCCGGATGATGAGGCCTATTTAACGCTGCTGGCGGCGTTGCATCCCTCCCTCCCGCCACTGGAGCCATCACCCGGCTAG
- a CDS encoding carboxy terminal-processing peptidase — translation MKFRYLLLWSLLLFQGVTLAWASVKEVPVDELQPTRAQRQSTLIILKVIDEYHYKKHSLDDEMSRAILNRYLDTLDPNKSFFLQDDIDRFNVISDRLDDDLKEARLNSAFSVFRVYRQRIDERVKHALQLLERDYDFTIDESYQFDRENSPWAADQAEMDELWRKKVKSDILSLKLKDKPLDEIRSTLRKRYQGIQRRTHQMDSDDIFQVFINSYTLSLEPHTSYMSPRVSENFDISMRLSLEGIGAVLKNENEYTVVQRTVVGGPAALSGQVNPGDRIIGVAQGVDGDMEDVIGWRLQDVVELIRGAKGTTVRLQLLPEEEGSAGRSKTVTLVRNQIRLEDQAAKKFVIDGLGNMGNIRIGVIDIPAFYRDFQGYSKGDKDFTSTTRDVRKLIRELEQEGVDGIVIDLRENGGGSLVEATELTGLFIPSGPVVQVKNASGDLDVETDPDPEQVYTGPLAVLVDRHSASASEIFAGAIQDYRRGIIIGEPTFGKGTVQTLVDLGRFVRYGEKNLGRLRLTMAQFFRVNGGSTQFKGVVPDIEYPSAVQSDDLGERSLDNSLPWAKIKPVNYQVEGLGSLEPYRRMHQLRIKDDPGFIYLSQLEAMRKEVKAQDTVSLLERDREIEWNQREERRKAEKNRFLMAIGRDPEPEDAAEDSHAEPIDDEDDPVSRIMLNEAAHILADYIGGNARAAMVN, via the coding sequence ATGAAATTCAGATATCTGCTGCTTTGGTCATTACTGCTGTTCCAGGGTGTGACGCTTGCCTGGGCCAGTGTCAAGGAAGTCCCTGTCGATGAACTGCAGCCCACACGCGCTCAGCGCCAGTCCACCCTGATCATCCTCAAAGTGATCGATGAGTATCACTACAAGAAGCACAGTCTGGATGATGAGATGTCCCGGGCCATTCTGAACCGGTATCTGGATACACTGGATCCGAATAAAAGTTTCTTCCTGCAGGATGATATCGACCGCTTCAATGTGATCAGCGATCGCCTGGATGATGATTTGAAGGAGGCGCGCCTCAATTCCGCATTCAGTGTTTTCCGGGTCTACCGGCAGCGGATTGACGAGCGGGTAAAGCATGCACTCCAGCTGCTGGAGCGGGACTACGATTTCACCATCGATGAAAGTTACCAGTTTGACCGGGAAAACTCCCCCTGGGCAGCTGATCAGGCGGAGATGGATGAGCTTTGGCGCAAGAAGGTGAAGAGCGATATTCTCAGCCTGAAGCTCAAGGACAAACCCCTGGATGAGATCAGGAGCACCCTTCGCAAGCGTTATCAGGGTATTCAGCGCCGCACTCACCAGATGGACTCGGATGATATCTTCCAAGTCTTCATCAACTCCTACACGCTGAGCCTGGAGCCCCACACCTCCTACATGTCGCCCCGGGTGTCGGAGAATTTCGATATCAGCATGCGGCTGTCGCTGGAAGGTATCGGCGCGGTGCTTAAAAATGAAAATGAGTATACGGTGGTTCAGCGCACCGTGGTGGGTGGTCCGGCAGCCCTGAGCGGACAGGTCAATCCGGGTGACCGGATCATCGGTGTTGCCCAGGGCGTTGATGGCGATATGGAAGATGTGATCGGCTGGCGCCTGCAGGACGTGGTGGAGCTGATCCGTGGCGCCAAGGGGACCACTGTGCGGTTACAGCTGTTACCGGAAGAGGAGGGCTCCGCCGGTCGTTCCAAGACAGTGACCCTGGTGCGCAATCAGATCCGGCTGGAGGACCAGGCGGCCAAGAAGTTCGTCATTGATGGTCTCGGTAACATGGGTAATATCCGTATCGGTGTGATCGATATCCCTGCCTTCTACCGGGATTTTCAAGGCTACTCCAAGGGCGACAAGGATTTCACCAGCACCACCCGGGATGTACGTAAGCTGATCCGGGAACTGGAGCAGGAGGGGGTCGATGGCATTGTCATCGATCTGCGTGAAAACGGTGGTGGCTCCCTGGTGGAGGCGACTGAACTGACCGGCCTGTTTATCCCGTCCGGGCCGGTGGTGCAGGTGAAAAATGCCTCCGGGGATCTGGATGTGGAGACTGATCCCGATCCGGAGCAGGTCTACACCGGCCCCCTGGCGGTGCTGGTTGACCGTCACAGCGCCTCCGCATCGGAGATTTTCGCCGGCGCCATCCAGGACTATCGCCGGGGCATCATTATCGGTGAGCCCACCTTCGGTAAGGGAACCGTACAGACCCTGGTGGATCTGGGACGCTTTGTACGCTACGGCGAGAAGAATCTGGGGCGTCTGCGCCTCACCATGGCACAGTTTTTCCGTGTCAATGGCGGCAGTACCCAGTTCAAGGGAGTGGTGCCGGACATCGAATACCCCTCCGCTGTGCAGTCCGATGATCTGGGGGAGCGCAGTCTGGATAATTCGCTCCCCTGGGCGAAAATCAAGCCCGTGAACTATCAGGTCGAGGGATTGGGTTCCCTGGAGCCCTATCGCCGGATGCATCAGCTGCGGATCAAGGATGATCCGGGATTCATCTATCTCTCCCAGTTGGAGGCGATGCGTAAGGAGGTGAAGGCCCAGGATACGGTGTCGTTGCTGGAACGGGATCGGGAGATCGAGTGGAATCAGCGGGAAGAGCGTCGAAAAGCGGAGAAAAATCGTTTCCTGATGGCGATCGGACGTGATCCGGAGCCGGAGGATGCGGCTGAGGACAGCCATGCGGAACCGATTGATGATGAGGACGATCCGGTGTCCAGGATCATGCTCAACGAGGCGGCCCACATTCTGGCTGACTACATCGGTGGGAACGCCCGGGCCGCGATGGTCAATTGA
- a CDS encoding serine hydrolase, translated as MKYLIVPALLLIAATLQAGQSSLHPTPRKVAFESPPRTDHGEWRGLDEKKLDLRSASALIVDSNGNKIYSKQSDTPRPIGSITKLMTVMVILDAGLPLDEKIRITKQDRDLIKLTGSRLQYGAKLTRRQLIDLALMASENRAAAALGRTYPGGMEAFVQAMNEKARQLGMADSQFTDPAGLDAGNVASPNDLANMVLAASRYPEIVQATTRLKMDVRPYAKRGPLTYGNTNRLLKNRSWEILLSKTGYINEAGRCLVMQARVKGRKLTFVLLNSFGKLTPFGDANRVRKWIERSLGG; from the coding sequence ATGAAGTACCTTATTGTTCCTGCCCTGCTCCTGATCGCTGCCACCCTGCAGGCCGGTCAGTCATCACTGCACCCCACGCCCCGGAAAGTCGCTTTCGAGAGCCCGCCCCGTACCGACCATGGTGAATGGCGCGGCCTGGATGAAAAGAAACTCGATCTGCGCTCAGCGTCGGCCCTGATCGTCGACAGCAATGGTAATAAAATCTATAGCAAACAGAGTGATACACCGCGACCTATCGGCTCCATAACCAAGCTGATGACAGTCATGGTGATACTGGATGCGGGATTACCCCTGGATGAAAAGATTCGTATCACCAAGCAGGACCGGGACCTGATCAAGCTGACGGGATCCAGACTCCAGTATGGCGCAAAACTGACCCGGCGCCAGTTGATCGATCTGGCCCTGATGGCATCTGAGAACCGGGCGGCGGCCGCACTGGGGCGCACCTACCCAGGTGGAATGGAGGCCTTCGTTCAGGCAATGAATGAGAAAGCCCGGCAACTGGGCATGGCAGACAGCCAATTCACCGACCCGGCGGGGCTGGATGCCGGCAATGTGGCCTCACCCAACGACCTGGCTAACATGGTCCTGGCCGCCAGTCGCTATCCGGAGATCGTACAGGCCACCACCCGGCTCAAAATGGATGTGCGTCCCTATGCCAAGCGGGGCCCCCTGACCTACGGAAACACCAACCGCCTGCTCAAGAATCGCTCCTGGGAGATCCTGCTCAGCAAGACCGGTTATATCAATGAGGCGGGCCGCTGCCTGGTGATGCAGGCCCGGGTAAAAGGCCGCAAACTCACTTTCGTGCTGCTCAACTCATTCGGTAAGCTGACCCCGTTCGGCGACGCGAACAGGGTCAGAAAATGGATTGAGCGAAGTTTGGGGGGATAG
- the gshA gene encoding glutamate--cysteine ligase: MGRLLSTGGAVGLEKECLRVSEDGSISQRPHPAALGSALTHPYITTDYSEALAELITPPCTRVDEALAFLGDTQKFVYDHLENEYLWATSMPCVLDGGDNIPLAYYGTSNPGIMKNVYRRGLGHRYGRTMQVIAGVHFNFSFDEAFWPLYQDLRQSRVKPRDFVDSAYLELTRNLQRFGWLIPYLFGASPAVCKSFLGNKPTELLEFDPHTYYEPYATSLRMGDIGYTNSKEKGVGIKANYNSLEGYIRSLTHAIETPSPLWEKIGVEVDGHYEQLNANILQIENEYYSTVRPKQVLEGLEKPTLALRRRGVRYIELRSLDVNAFHPLGVSEEQLCFLRAFMVYCLLLESPPINVQERKEIDQNIGGAAHRGRDPALSLSRLGREVRLLDWARDLLQAMEPVCELLDRWDERKPYSRTLKQQQECVDNPENTPSARMLQEMRDQGEGFFQFAKRKSLQQRDYFSDFVPDAGRYRMFLEEAEASLARQRDMELADDVSFGQFLADYFAQQ, translated from the coding sequence ATGGGACGCCTCCTCTCCACCGGGGGTGCGGTGGGACTCGAAAAAGAGTGTTTGCGAGTCTCCGAGGATGGCAGCATCTCCCAGCGACCCCATCCAGCGGCACTCGGCTCGGCCCTGACGCACCCCTACATCACCACCGACTACTCCGAGGCGCTGGCCGAACTGATCACGCCGCCCTGTACCCGGGTTGATGAGGCATTGGCGTTTCTCGGGGATACCCAGAAGTTCGTCTATGACCACCTGGAAAATGAGTATCTCTGGGCCACCAGTATGCCCTGTGTGCTGGATGGTGGGGACAATATCCCACTGGCCTACTACGGCACCTCCAATCCCGGGATTATGAAAAATGTCTACCGCCGGGGGTTGGGGCATCGCTACGGCCGGACCATGCAGGTCATTGCCGGGGTGCATTTCAACTTTTCATTCGATGAAGCGTTCTGGCCACTCTATCAGGATCTGCGTCAGAGCCGGGTCAAACCCCGGGACTTTGTCGATAGCGCCTATCTGGAGCTGACCCGTAATCTGCAGCGTTTCGGTTGGCTGATTCCCTATCTGTTTGGTGCTTCTCCGGCAGTGTGTAAATCCTTTCTGGGCAACAAGCCCACCGAGTTGCTGGAGTTTGATCCCCATACCTACTACGAACCCTACGCCACCTCGCTGCGCATGGGAGATATTGGATACACCAACAGCAAGGAGAAAGGGGTTGGCATCAAGGCCAACTACAACAGCCTGGAAGGTTATATCCGCAGTCTTACCCATGCCATCGAGACGCCCAGCCCGTTGTGGGAGAAGATCGGCGTGGAGGTGGATGGTCACTACGAACAACTGAATGCCAATATCCTGCAGATCGAAAACGAATATTACAGTACCGTGCGTCCCAAGCAGGTGCTGGAGGGGCTGGAGAAGCCGACCCTGGCCCTGCGCCGGCGGGGCGTGCGCTATATTGAATTACGCTCGCTGGATGTGAATGCTTTCCATCCCCTGGGTGTCAGCGAAGAGCAGCTCTGTTTCCTGCGCGCCTTCATGGTCTACTGCCTGTTGCTGGAGAGTCCGCCGATCAATGTGCAGGAGCGCAAGGAGATCGACCAGAATATCGGCGGAGCTGCCCATCGCGGCCGGGATCCCGCACTCTCCCTGTCGCGCCTGGGCCGGGAAGTCCGCCTGCTGGACTGGGCGCGGGATCTGCTGCAGGCCATGGAACCGGTGTGTGAACTGCTGGACAGGTGGGATGAGAGAAAACCCTACAGCAGGACACTGAAACAGCAGCAGGAGTGTGTGGACAATCCGGAAAATACCCCGTCTGCCCGGATGCTGCAGGAGATGCGTGATCAGGGCGAAGGCTTTTTCCAGTTTGCCAAGCGTAAGTCTCTGCAGCAACGGGACTATTTCAGCGATTTCGTGCCGGACGCCGGGCGTTATCGGATGTTCCTGGAGGAGGCGGAAGCTTCCCTGGCCAGGCAGCGTGACATGGAGCTGGCTGATGATGTCTCATTCGGGCAGTTCCTGGCTGACTATTTTGCCCAGCAGTGA
- a CDS encoding SDR family oxidoreductase: MHEPASRPVLITGCSSGIGLCVAKGLHQRGYRVIATARKSEDVERLRKSGLESVVLDLADSASIQQAVTAILDMTGERIYALFNNGAYGQPGAVEDLSREALRAQFETNLFGWHELTCQIIPVMRRQGEGRIIQNSSVLGFIALPYRGAYNASKFALEGLSDTLRLELRGSGIQVSLIEPGPIESRFRANAYAMWQRYVDPTQSPHQDAYRAMQERLKRDGPAAPFTLPPEAVLKRVIHALESPRPRVRYPVTFPTYLFAGLKRILPDRLLDQLLRRV; the protein is encoded by the coding sequence GTGCACGAGCCAGCCAGCAGACCTGTGCTGATTACCGGCTGTTCCAGCGGCATCGGCCTGTGTGTGGCCAAGGGCCTGCATCAGCGGGGTTATCGTGTCATCGCCACTGCCAGGAAAAGCGAGGACGTGGAACGGCTGCGCAAGAGTGGCCTGGAATCCGTGGTGTTGGATCTGGCCGATTCCGCCAGTATTCAGCAGGCAGTCACGGCGATACTGGACATGACTGGAGAACGAATCTACGCCCTGTTCAACAACGGTGCCTATGGTCAGCCTGGCGCGGTGGAGGATCTGTCCCGGGAAGCGCTGCGTGCCCAGTTTGAAACCAACCTGTTCGGCTGGCATGAGCTCACCTGCCAGATTATCCCGGTGATGCGCCGACAGGGCGAGGGGCGGATAATCCAGAACAGTTCAGTGTTGGGCTTTATTGCCCTGCCGTATCGTGGTGCCTATAACGCCAGCAAATTTGCCCTGGAGGGCTTGAGCGACACTTTGCGACTGGAATTGAGAGGAAGCGGCATCCAGGTCAGTCTGATCGAGCCGGGACCGATTGAGAGTCGTTTCCGGGCTAACGCCTATGCCATGTGGCAACGCTATGTTGATCCAACCCAGAGCCCCCACCAGGACGCCTACCGTGCCATGCAGGAGCGGCTGAAGCGGGACGGCCCGGCCGCCCCGTTTACCCTGCCACCGGAAGCGGTATTGAAACGGGTCATCCACGCACTGGAGAGTCCCCGGCCCCGGGTGCGCTACCCGGTGACCTTCCCCACCTACCTGTTCGCCGGGTTAAAGCGGATCCTGCCTGACCGGTTGCTGGATCAGCTACTGCGACGGGTCTGA
- the pomA gene encoding flagellar motor protein PomA, with amino-acid sequence MDIATLVGLLGGFGIIIGAIATGGDIMLFVNVPSILIVVGGTFMVTLMQVSLKDFLSSFTIGMKAFFYKTDDAAALIEEAVRLADVARKNGLLALEGQEISNTFLKQGIALCVDGHDPVLVNRLLSKDIDLTIGRHEVGQAMFKNMATMAPAMGMIGTLIGLVQMLANMSDPASIGPAMAVALLTTLYGAVIANAFAQPLAEKLARASALERINKSLIIETIAGIQEGMNPRVLEQLLSTYLPSNKRPQDEIE; translated from the coding sequence GTGGATATAGCTACACTGGTTGGATTGCTGGGCGGCTTCGGTATCATTATCGGGGCGATCGCCACCGGCGGCGATATCATGTTGTTTGTGAATGTGCCGTCTATTCTGATTGTGGTGGGAGGCACCTTCATGGTGACTCTGATGCAGGTCTCCCTGAAGGATTTTCTCAGTTCTTTCACCATCGGCATGAAGGCCTTCTTTTACAAGACCGATGATGCTGCCGCACTGATTGAAGAGGCGGTCAGGCTGGCCGATGTGGCGCGCAAGAACGGCCTGCTGGCGCTGGAAGGGCAGGAGATCAGTAATACATTTCTGAAACAGGGAATCGCTCTCTGCGTGGATGGACATGATCCTGTGCTGGTGAATCGTCTGCTGAGCAAGGATATCGACCTCACCATAGGCCGCCACGAAGTGGGACAGGCCATGTTCAAGAACATGGCTACCATGGCACCGGCCATGGGGATGATCGGTACTCTGATCGGTCTGGTGCAGATGCTGGCCAATATGTCTGATCCGGCCAGTATCGGTCCGGCCATGGCGGTGGCACTGTTGACCACCCTGTACGGAGCGGTTATCGCCAATGCATTTGCCCAACCACTGGCCGAGAAACTGGCCCGGGCCAGCGCCCTGGAGAGGATTAACAAATCCCTGATTATAGAGACCATTGCGGGTATTCAGGAGGGCATGAATCCGCGGGTTCTGGAACAGCTGCTCTCCACCTATCTGCCCTCCAACAAGCGGCCCCAGGACGAGATTGAGTAA
- a CDS encoding flagellar motor protein MotB: MADDCPKCEKGPAPWLATFADLMSLLMCFFVLLLSFAEIDAIRFKKMAESMRDAFGVQREIPAPEIVMGTSVIKQEFSPSTIPEPSLIDEVRQQTTDIQKQNLDVPDAVADAVVEAAREKVLMEVEQQAEEIRQALRLEIEENLVSVETEQTKIIIRINEKGSFPSGSAELNDDFYGVMVRISEAVARTPGKVVVAGHTDDVPISNSRFRSNWELSSARAVTVVHALLDDPEVDPKRIAVEGHADSQPLVPNDSVENRAINRRVELIIQRGSDLDNGHLLDLGLPQG, encoded by the coding sequence ATGGCGGACGATTGCCCAAAATGCGAAAAAGGTCCCGCCCCCTGGTTGGCCACTTTTGCCGATCTGATGTCTCTGCTGATGTGCTTTTTTGTGCTGTTGCTCTCCTTCGCCGAGATCGATGCGATACGTTTCAAGAAGATGGCGGAGTCGATGAGAGACGCCTTCGGCGTGCAGCGGGAGATACCGGCGCCGGAGATCGTCATGGGTACCAGTGTGATCAAGCAGGAGTTCAGCCCCTCCACCATTCCCGAGCCATCGCTGATTGATGAAGTGCGGCAACAGACCACCGATATCCAGAAACAGAATCTGGACGTACCGGATGCGGTGGCCGATGCGGTGGTTGAGGCGGCCAGGGAGAAGGTGCTGATGGAGGTAGAGCAGCAGGCCGAGGAGATCCGGCAGGCGCTCAGGCTGGAGATCGAGGAGAACCTGGTCAGCGTCGAGACCGAACAGACCAAGATCATTATCCGCATTAACGAAAAGGGCTCCTTCCCCTCCGGCAGCGCCGAGTTGAATGATGATTTCTATGGAGTGATGGTGCGTATCAGCGAGGCGGTGGCGCGCACCCCCGGCAAGGTGGTGGTGGCCGGGCACACCGATGATGTACCCATCTCCAACAGCCGTTTCCGCTCCAACTGGGAGCTCTCTTCGGCCCGGGCGGTGACAGTGGTGCACGCACTGCTGGATGATCCGGAAGTGGATCCCAAGCGCATAGCGGTGGAGGGACACGCCGATTCCCAACCCCTGGTGCCCAACGATTCGGTGGAGAATCGTGCGATCAATCGACGGGTCGAGCTGATTATTCAGCGCGGTTCAGACCTGGACAATGGACATCTGCTGGATCTGGGGCTGCCTCAAGGTTAA